The Eubacterium sp. MSJ-33 genomic sequence TCGTGGTATTGTTATTGAGGCACAGCTTGATAAGGGTCGTGGTTCCGTTGCAACAATTCTGGTACAGAAGGGTACATTGCATGTGGGTGACTGCCTGGCAATCGGTGATGTTCATGGTAAAGTACGTGCGATGTTCGATGATAAAGGACGAAAAGTGAAGGAAGCAACTCCGTCTATGCCGGTAGAGGTACTTGGCTTAAATGGTGTTCCAAACTCCGGAGAGATTGTAATAGCTACAGAAAATGAGAAGGAAGCACGTCAGATATCCGAGGCATTTATCAATCGTGGCAAGGAGAAACTGATTGCCGATACGAAGCAGCGTATGTCTCTCGATGATCTTTACAACCGGATTCAGGAAGGTAATGTGAAAGATTTGAATCTTATCATTAAAGCAGATGTACAGGGTTCTGTAGAGGCAGTTAAGCAGAGTCTGCTTAAGCTTTCCAATGAGGAAGTAGCTGTTAAATGTATCCATTCCGGTGTAGGTGCAATCAATGAAAGTGATGTGATTCTTGCTTCTGCAAGTAATGCGATTATCATTGGATTTAATATTCGTCCGGATAATCAGGCGAAGGAAGTGGCAGAACGTGAGAAGGTTGATATCCGTCTGTATCGTGTCATCTACAATGCGATTGAGGATATCGAGAGTGCAATGAAGGGTATGCTTGATCCAATCTTTGAGGAGAAAGTAATCGGTCATGCAGAGGTTCGTCAGACTTACAAGGCTTCCGGTGTTGGTACAATCGCTGGTTCGTATGTATTAGACGGTACGATCCAGAGAAACTGCAAGATTCGTATCAGTCGTGAAGGCGAGCAGATCTTCGAGGGTGAGCTTGCATCGTTGAAGCGTTTCAAGGATGATGTAAAGGAAGTTAAAACAGGATTTGAATGTGGTCTTGTTATGGATGGATTCAACGATATCAAGGAAGGCGATATCATTGAAGCATATATTATGGTTGAGGTACCAAGATAGAAATGAGAAAGACAAGTCATAAATCACAGCGAATTAACGGGGAAGTCCAGAAAGAACTTTCCCGGATCATTCGGATGGAGTTAAAGGATCCGCGCATCAATCCCATGACATCCGTAACCGATGTCATGGTGACACAGGATCTGAAATATTGTAAGGCATATATTAGTGTACTTGGAGATACAGAGTCCGCAGCAGAGACATTGAAGGGACTGGAGCAGGCAAGCGGATATATCCGACGTGAGCTGGCACGAACAGTTAATCTGAGAAATACACCGGAGTTATCATTTGTTTTGGATACATCCATCGAGTATGGTAACTATATGTCAAAACGTATTGATGAGGTAATTAAAGAGGATCAGAGCAAGCAGAATGAAGAGTGAGTTGTTAAAATTAATTGAGAGCGCAAAGACAATTGGAATCTTCGGGCATATACGGCCGGATGGAGATTGTGTTGGTTCGTGTCTGGGATTGTATAATTATATTCAGGATAATTATGACACAGAGGTGACGGTATATCTTGAGAATATCCCGGATAAGTTCTCGTTCTTAAAAGGAGCGGAGGCAATCTGTCATGAACCGCAGTCGCGTGTGTTAGATCTTGCAATCTCGCTGGACTGTGGGGATCGCGACCGGCATGGATGCTTTTATGAGTTTTTTGGTATGGCAAAAAAAAGCGCATGTCTGGATCATCACAGAAGCAATCAGGGCTTTGGAGACTATTATTACTGTGATGCAGATGCATCTTCCGCAAGTGAGGTTTTGTTCCGGCATATTGATTCGGAAAAAATTTCGCCAGCCTGTGCAGAATGCCTGTATCTTGGAATTGTTCATGATACAGGAGTATTCAAATACCCGGCATGTAAAAAAGAGACGATGCAGGTAGCGGGAGAATTGCTGTCTCATGGTGTTGATGCGCAGAAAATCATTGATGATACATTTTACAGAGTCAGCTATAAGCAGAATCTGTTAATGGGACAGGCTATGCTGAATGCAAAACTTGTTCTTTCCGGTCAGGTTGTTTATACTTTTGTGACAAAGGAAATGTTTGAAACCTTTGGTTGTGGAAAGGAAGAAACGGATGGAATTGTTGATCGTATCCGCGTCATTGATGGCGTGGAGGTCGCAATTTTTGTGTATCAACTTGGCGATGCAATGAAGGTAAGTCTGCGTTCCATACGTAAAGTTGATGTGAGCAAAATTGCGGTTGCCTATGGAGGTGGCGGACATATCCGTGCTGCAGGTTTTGAAGTGACAGGTGATTTTGAAACAGTTGTTGCAGATATTATAAAGATGATAGAGGAACAGCTTTGATAGATGGAATTATAAATGTATACAAAGAGCAGAATTATACATCATTTGATGTAGTTGCAAAGCTGCGTGGCATATTAAAACAAAAAAAGATTGGGCATACCGGGACACTGGATCCAATGGCAGAAGGTGTCTTGTTGGTTTGCCTTGGAAAAGCAACGAAGCTGGTAGATCTTCTGACCGAAGGCAATAAATGTTACCGGGCAACGATGAAACTTGGCTATGAAACAGATACCGAAGATGTAACTGGTGAGAAAACTGTGGAAGGGGATTCGGCAGTGATTTCCGGTCTGACGGAAGAAACAATATGTAAGGCAATTTTATCTTTCGTAGGTAAGTATGATCAGATTCCACCGATGTATTCTGCCATAAAAAAAGACGGGAAGAAATTATATGAGTACGCAAGAGCAAGCATCGAAATCGAACGGGAAGCAAGAACGGTTGAAATTTATGATATAAGTAATATTGTGAAAGAAGCAGACGATATCTACAGCTTTGATGTTCATTGTTCGAAAGGAACGTATATCCGGTCCTTGTGTCGCGATATCGGAAGAAAACTTTCCTGCATGGCTGTGATGTCGGGATTGGTGCGTAAAGATGTTCATGGCTTTTCTGTAACAGATGCAATGACACTTCAGGAGATAGAAAAAAGACAAACAGAAGGAACTTTACAACAAAAAATTCTGCCTGTGGATGCACTCTTGCAACAGTATCCGGCATATGAGATTACCGAACAGGCAGAGAGTTATCTAAAAAATGGAAACAAACTATCTCCGCGTTTTTTCAAAAATATGGGAGAAAATCGGGAGTTTCGGATTCGGGTGTATAATGCAGATGGATTTGCAGCCCTGTATGATTACAAAGAGGAAGAACAACTATACAAGCCATTTAAAATGTTTTTATGAGGAAACTTAATGTGAAGAAACTAGCATACAATGATGTGAATATCGCGGATACTGTTGTGGCACTTGGAAAATTTGAAGGACTGCATAAGGGACATATGTTACTTATCAATAAAGTTTTACAGCTTTCTCATGAGACAGGAAAACAGTCGGTTGTTTTTTCTATTGATATGCCGGGAACGAAACGAATTTATACGATTCCGGAGAGAAATCGCATTCTGGAAGAGATAGGAATTGATTTTAATATTACCTGCGAATTTACGAAGAAATTTGCTTCAATGAAGCCGGAAGCGTTTGTAAAAGATGTTTTAGTAGAACGATTACATCCGGAATATGTTGTAGTGGGAAACGATTTTCGGTTTGGCAAAAATCGTCAGGGAGATGTTGCATTGCTTGAGGAATTAGGGAATCGTTATGGCTATGAGGTGCTTGCTTTTGAAAAATTGCGAGAGCAGGGAACGGTTATCAGTTCTTCTTATATACGGGAGCAGATTGAGCAGGGAAATGTTGATCTGATTCAGGAATATATGGGACGACCATACAGCATAGCCGGAATTGTACAATATGGAAAACAGCTTGGGACAACAATCGGATTTCCAACAGCGAACCTGATTCCGGATGAAGAAAAACTGCTGGTTCCTAACGGAGTCTATGAGACAAGTCTTATTTTAGACAATCTTCGTTATCGCGGCATTACAAACGTAGGAGATAATCCAACTGTGGATGATGATCATAAGATTAAGGTTGAAACAAATATCCTTGATTATAATGGAAATCTGTATGGAAAATATCTAAAAATTGAATTTATCCGTCAAATTCGAAAAGAAATCAAATTTGATAGCATAGAAGCCTTGAAAAATCAGATCAAATCGGATATACTAGAAGTCGCGCACCAGTAGCTCAGTGGATAGAGCAATGGCCTCCGGAGCCATGTGCGGAGGTTCGATTCCTCTCTGGTGCACTTTTCATGTGATTGTTCGAAGGAGGACATACGACATATGAGCAAGAAAGGCAAAAAAGAAAAGAAAGGTATTGCAGGATTAATGTTATTCCTTGGTTGGATGATTTTTGTTCTGCTTGCGGTTGTTTTTTATTTTTATTTCTTTTCAGATCTGGATCTGAGGATGTTTAATAAAGATAAAGCAACACAGACAGATGCACAGACGTCGGATCAGGTGGGATTTACTTACGAGACAAATGCAAACCTGGATATTAATTCTTTGATTATAGAATATTATGCGGCATTAGCTGTATGTGATCAGGAAAAACTGAAAAGTTATGTGACTGATCCGAGTCAGTTTGATGACATGACTGTGTATCAGCAGCGTTCGGCTGTGGTAAAAGCATATTCTAATATTAATTGTTATACAATGCCGGGCTATACAGAGGATGCTACATTAGTTTATGTAACAAGTAATCTGAGCCTTGCAAATATTACAAGTGTTCCTTTGAATATTAATCGATTTTATGTTATAAAGACGGCAGAAGGATATAAGATTGATAATTCAGCACTTTCTCAGGAAGTAAACAATTATATCGAGACACAAAGTCAGTCAACAGATATCCAGAATCTGTACAAAGCTGTACAGGATAATGTAAACAGTTGCATTGCAAATGATTCTGCATTCGCAGAATTTTACAATACAGTCAGTTCAGAACAATAACAACACAATAAAATAGGCCTGTTGCTTGTCAACAGGCCTATTATTATATCTTAGGATTTTACAGAAAATCATCAGAATCTTCTTCATCATCCTCATCATCTGCAGCACGGACATCAATACCGCGAGGTGGTACGGGAGTTGAGAATACAATCTGTGTTTCTGTATTTCCGTATTTTTGGAGTTGACCAATAAAAGTATCCAGCTCCATTGTGCTTGGGAAGCATACTTTAATTAACATGGAGTATGCACCGGTTACACAGTTGCATTCTAATACATTCGGACAAGCCTGTATGAATGGATAGAACTCAGGCTTTCTTTTTGGATCAAGTGCCATATTAATAAAGGCCG encodes the following:
- a CDS encoding Lrp/AsnC family transcriptional regulator; the protein is MDNIDKKILHLLQENARYPLKHLASKVFLSSPAVSARIERLEKSGIISGYHASVAPVSLGYHITAFINMALDPKRKPEFYPFIQACPNVLECNCVTGAYSMLIKVCFPSTMELDTFIGQLQKYGNTETQIVFSTPVPPRGIDVRAADDEDDEEDSDDFL
- a CDS encoding bifunctional riboflavin kinase/FAD synthetase, with product MKKLAYNDVNIADTVVALGKFEGLHKGHMLLINKVLQLSHETGKQSVVFSIDMPGTKRIYTIPERNRILEEIGIDFNITCEFTKKFASMKPEAFVKDVLVERLHPEYVVVGNDFRFGKNRQGDVALLEELGNRYGYEVLAFEKLREQGTVISSSYIREQIEQGNVDLIQEYMGRPYSIAGIVQYGKQLGTTIGFPTANLIPDEEKLLVPNGVYETSLILDNLRYRGITNVGDNPTVDDDHKIKVETNILDYNGNLYGKYLKIEFIRQIRKEIKFDSIEALKNQIKSDILEVAHQ
- the truB gene encoding tRNA pseudouridine(55) synthase TruB, coding for MIDGIINVYKEQNYTSFDVVAKLRGILKQKKIGHTGTLDPMAEGVLLVCLGKATKLVDLLTEGNKCYRATMKLGYETDTEDVTGEKTVEGDSAVISGLTEETICKAILSFVGKYDQIPPMYSAIKKDGKKLYEYARASIEIEREARTVEIYDISNIVKEADDIYSFDVHCSKGTYIRSLCRDIGRKLSCMAVMSGLVRKDVHGFSVTDAMTLQEIEKRQTEGTLQQKILPVDALLQQYPAYEITEQAESYLKNGNKLSPRFFKNMGENREFRIRVYNADGFAALYDYKEEEQLYKPFKMFL
- a CDS encoding DHH family phosphoesterase, with the protein product MKSELLKLIESAKTIGIFGHIRPDGDCVGSCLGLYNYIQDNYDTEVTVYLENIPDKFSFLKGAEAICHEPQSRVLDLAISLDCGDRDRHGCFYEFFGMAKKSACLDHHRSNQGFGDYYYCDADASSASEVLFRHIDSEKISPACAECLYLGIVHDTGVFKYPACKKETMQVAGELLSHGVDAQKIIDDTFYRVSYKQNLLMGQAMLNAKLVLSGQVVYTFVTKEMFETFGCGKEETDGIVDRIRVIDGVEVAIFVYQLGDAMKVSLRSIRKVDVSKIAVAYGGGGHIRAAGFEVTGDFETVVADIIKMIEEQL
- the rbfA gene encoding 30S ribosome-binding factor RbfA is translated as MRKTSHKSQRINGEVQKELSRIIRMELKDPRINPMTSVTDVMVTQDLKYCKAYISVLGDTESAAETLKGLEQASGYIRRELARTVNLRNTPELSFVLDTSIEYGNYMSKRIDEVIKEDQSKQNEE